A stretch of the Malus sylvestris chromosome 10, drMalSylv7.2, whole genome shotgun sequence genome encodes the following:
- the LOC126586368 gene encoding guanine nucleotide exchange factor SPIKE 1-like: MLSLRPRRDSTPYSTKWQNKFEENLEQWPHLKELVQCYTTDWVKDDNKYGHYESIGLPSFQNQIYEGPDTDIETEMHLASARQTKVEDTTDDDVPSTSGRQFSEATVSDSVQSNDPKHFGQSPLPAYEPAFDWENERSMIFGQRIPETPISHGLKISVKVLSLSFQAGLAEPFYGTMCLYNRERREKLSEDFYFRHAPTEKQDISFEPRGIFYLDAPSSSVCLLIQLEKHATEEGGVTPSVYSRKEPVHLTEKEKQKLQVWSQIMPYRESFAWAIVSLFDNSIGAASGGSASPSSPLAHSISGTSSHDGVFEPSAKVTLDGKLGYPSRSSVVVEISNLNKVKECYTEDSLQDPKRKIHKPVKGVMRLEIEKHQNDHDDMENISESGSVTNDSIDDRITDSTFGKLPSNGLDGPQGSSSKWNSSDTKERSGNGSNAHGNSIPSVDDFQAFDFRTTTRNQPFLQLFHWLYVYPMTVSLSRKRNLFIRVELREDDNDIRRQPLEAMHPRDPGASLQKWVHTQVTVGARVACYHDEIKLSLPATWTPTHHLLFTFFHVDLQTKLEAPKPVVIGYAALPLSTHAQCRSEISLPIMRELVPHYLQDMGRERLDYLEDGKNIFRLRLRLCSSLYPINERIRDFFLEYDRHTLRTSAPWGSELLEAINSLKNVDSIALLQFLHPILNMLLHLIGNGGETLQVAAFRAMVNIVTRVQQESVDDAERNHFLVNYVDYAFDDFGGRQPPVYPGLSTVWGSLARSKAKGYRVGPVYDDVLAMAWFFLELIVKSMVLEKMRLFYHNLPLGEDIPPMQLKEGVFRCIMQLYDCLLTEVHERCKKGLSLAKRLNSSLAFFCYDLLSIIEPRQVFELVSLYLDKFSGVCQLVLHDCKLTFLQIICDHDLFVEMPGRDPSDRNYLSSVLIQELFLTWDHDDLSLRAKAARILVVLLCKHEFDARYQKPEDKLYIAQLYFPLIGQILDEMPVFYNLNAVEKREVLVAILQIVRNLDDSSLVKAWQLSIARTRLFFKLMEECLVLFEHRKPADSTLMGSSSRSPVGGDAPASPKYSDRLSPAINNYLSEASRQEVRPQGTPENGYSWQRVNSQLSSPSQPYSLREALAQAQSSRIGASSQALRESLHPILRQKLELWEENLSASVSLQVLEITEKFSIMAASHSIATDYGKFDCVTAIFMSFFSRNQPLSFWRSLLPVFNGVFNLHGVTLMARENDRFLKQVTFHLLRLAVFRNDNIKKRAVIGLQMLMRSSFYYFMQTARLRVMLIITLSELMSEVQVTQMKADGTLEESGEARRLRKSLEEVADEAKSPSLLRECGVPDGALLEIPEKMTENRWSWSEVKFLADSLLLALDASLEHALLGSLITMDRYAAAESFYRLAMAFAPVPDLHIMWLLHLCDAHQEMQSWAEAAQCAVAVAGIVMQALVARNDGVWSKDHITALRKICPMVSIEISSETTAAEVEGYGASKLTVDSAVKYLQLANKLFSQAELFHFCASILELVIPVYKSRRAYGQLSKCHTMLTNIYESILEQESSPIPFTDATYYRVGFYGNRFGKLDRKEYVYREPRDVRLGDIMEKLSHVYESRMDGNHTLHIIPDSRHVKADELQPGVCYLQITAVDPVMEDEDLGSRRERIFSLSTGSVRARVFDRFLFDTPFTKNGKTQGGLEDQWKRRTVLQTEGSFPALVNRLLVTKSESLEFSPVENAIGMIETRTAALRNELEEPRSSEGDQLPRLQSLQRILQGSVAVQVNSGVLSVCTAFLSGEPATRLRSQELQQLIAALLEFMAVCKRAIRVHFRLIGEEDQEFHTQLVNGFQSLTAELSHYIPAILSEL; the protein is encoded by the exons ATGCTCAGCCTGCGGCCTCGCCGCGATTCCACTCCGTACTCCACCAAATGGCAGAACAAG TTTGAGGAGAATTTGGAGCAGTGGCCACATCTGAAGGAGCTGGTGCAGTGCTACACAACAGACTGGGTGAAGGACGACAACAAGTAtggtcactacgagagtattgGACTGCCCTCATTCCAGAACCAGATTTATGAGGGCCCTGACACTGACATTGAAACTG AAATGCATCTTGCAAGTGCAAGGCAAACCAAGGTGGAAGATACTACTGATGATGACGTCCCCAGTACCTCGGGACGACAATTCTCAGAAGCTACTGTATCGGATTCAGTACAGTCCAATGATCCAAAG CATTTTGGTCAATCTCCCCTTCCTGCTTATGAACCAGCATTTGATTGGGAAAATGAAAGGTCAATGATATTCGGACAAAGGATTCCAGAAACTCCAATATCTCA TGGATTGAAGATCTCAGTGAAGGTTCTTTCCCTGTCATTTCAAGCGGGATTAGCTG AGCCATTTTATGGTACAATGTGCTTATACAATagggagagaagagaaaaaTTGTCAGAGGACTTTTATTTTCGACATGCACCAACTGAAAAGCAGGAT ATTTCTTTTGAACCTCGCGGAATCTTCTATTTAGATGCTCCATCATCATCAGTTTGTCTGCTAATCCAGTTAGAGAAGCATGCCACAGAAGAAGGCGGGGTTACACCTTCAGTTTATTCGCGCAAAGAACCA GTACACTTGACtgagaaagaaaagcaaaaactgCAGGTGTGGTCTCAAATAATGCCTTACAGAGAGTCCTTTGCCTGGGCTATTGTTTCATTATTTGATAACAGCATTGGTGCAGCTTCTGGTGGGTCTGCTTCCCCAAGTAGTCCTCTTGCTCATAGTATATCTGGTACAAGTTCTCATGATGGTGTGTTTGAGCCTAGTGCAAAGGTCACATTAGATGGGAAGCTAGGATATCCAAGTCGAAGCTCTGTTGTTGTCGAAATATCGAACTTAAATAAAGTTAAAGAATGCTATACTGAGGACTCACTTCAG GATCCCAAACGTAAGATTCATAAACCTGTGAAAGGTGTTATGAGGCTGGAAATCGAGAAGCACCAGAATGACCATGATGACATGGAAAATATATCAGAAAGTGGTAGTGTGACTAATGATTCTATTGATGACCGCATTACCGATTCCACATTTGGGAAGCTCCCAAGTAATGGTTTGGATGGTCCTCAGGGTAGCAGCTCTAAGTGGAATTCTTCCGACACCAAAGAAAGATCTGGAAATGGATCAAATGCTCATGGAAATTCAATTCCCAGTGTTGACGAT TTTCAAGCTTTTGACTTCCGTACGACGACAAGAAATCAGCCTTTCTTGCAGCTTTTTCATTGGCTTTATGTATATCCTATGACTGTTAGTTTGAGTCGGAAGAGGAATTTGTTCATAAGGGTTGAGCTTCGGGAGGATGATAATGATATTCGTAGACAGCCTCTGGAG GCAATGCATCCAAGGGATCCAGGTGCATCACTCCAGAAGTGGGTTCACACACAAGTGACTGTTGGTGCTAGGGTGGCCTGCTACCATGATGAAATCAAACTCTCCCTACCTGCTACCTGGACACCGACACATCatcttttatttactttttttcaTGTAGATCTTCAAACAAAATTGGAAGCTCCAAAACCT GTAGTAATTGGATATGCGGCACTTCCATTATCTACTCATGCTCA GTGTAGGTCTGAAATTTCTTTGCCAATTATGAGAGAGCTGGTTCCACATTATCTCCAGGATATGGGCAGA GAGAGGTTGGATTATTTGGAAGATGGAAAGAATATCTTTCGATTGCGCTTAAGACTTTGTTCGTCGCTGTATCCTATCAATGAGCGGATAAGAGATTTTTTTCTTGAATACGATAGGCACACTCTTCGAACAAGTGCACCTTGGGGTTCTGAGCTTTTGGAG GCTATTAACAGTTTGAAGAATGTTGATTCCATTGCTTTGCTTCAGTTTCTACATCCAATTTTGAATATGCTTCTGCATCTAATAGGAAATGGTGGAGAAACCCTCCAG GTTGCAGCTTTCAGAGCCATGGTCAATATTGTCACCCG GGTGCAGCAAGAGTCAGTTGACGATGCTGAAAGAAACCATTTCCTAGTTAACTACGTAGATTAcgcttttgatgattttgggggTCGGCAACCACCAGTTTATCCTGGCTTGTCAACTGTTTGGGGAAGTTTGGCTCGTAGTAAG GCTAAAGGATATCGTGTTGGACCTGTGTATGATGATGTTTTGGCAATGGCTTGGTTTTTCCTTGAGCTAATTGTCAAGTCAATGGTGTTAGAGAAGATGCGTCTTTTCTATCATAATCTTCCTTTAG GTGAAGATATTCCTCCTATGCAGTTGAAAGAAGGTGTATTCAGATGTATAATGCAGTTATATGATTGCCTACTAACAGAAGTGCATGAACGTTGTAAGAAGGGATTAAGCTTAGCAAAGCGTTTAAACAGCAGTTTAGCTTTCTTTTGTTATGACCTCTTGTCCATCATTGAACCTCGCCAAGTTTTTGAATTG GTGTCTTTGTACCTGGACAAGTTTTCCGGGGTTTGTCAATTGGTTCTTCATGATTGCAAGCTCACATTTCTACAAATTATATGCGATCACGACCTTTTTGTGGAAATGCCTGGGAGAGACCCTTCTGACAG GAATTACCTTTCGTCTGTTTTAATACAAGAGCTATTTCTTACATGGGATCATGACGATTTGTCTCTGCGGGCAAAG GCAGCTAGAATTTTAGTAGTCCTTTTGTGCAAACATGAGTTTGATGCACGATACCAAAAGCCAGAAGATAAACTATATATAGCCCAGCTCTATTTTCCACTTATCGGACAG ATTCTTGATGAAATGCCTGTATTTTACAACCTCAATGCTGTTGAAAAGCGTGAAGTTTTGGTCGCAATTTTGCAAATTGTACGGAACCTTGATGATTCATCACTTGTCAAGGCGTGGCAGCTGAGCATTGCCAGAACTAGATTGTTTTTCAAACTCATGGAGGAATGCCTTGTTCTATTTGAG CACAGAAAACCTGCTGATAGCACGCTTATGGGATCTAGTTCTCGCAGTCCTGTTGGTGGCGATGCCCCTGCTTCCCCTAAGTATTCTGATAGACTTTCCCCTGCGATCAACAACTATCTGTCTGAAGCATCTAGACAAGAAGTCAGA CCTCAGGGTACTCCAGAAAATGGTTATTCGTGGCAGAGAGTAAATTCTCAGTTAAGCTCCCCTAGCCAGCCGTATTCCTTGAGAGAAGCACTAGCTCAGGCACAATCTTCTAGAATTGGAGCTTCTTCTCAAGCGTTAAGAGAATCTTTGCATCCAATATTGAGACAAAAATTG GAGCTCTGGGAAGAAAACTTGAGTGCTTCTGTCAGTCTTCAGGTTTTGGAAATAACTGAGAAGTTCTCCATAATGGCAGCATCCCACAGCATCGCCACTGACTATGGAAAATTTGACTGCGTCACAGCCATATTTATGAGCTTCTTCTCTCGAAATCAACCTTTGTCTTTCTGGAGATCATTGCTTCCTGTCTTCAACGGTGTCTTCAATCTTCATGGTGTAACTTTGATGGCTAGGGAAAATGACCGCTTTTTAAAGCAAGTAACTTTTCATCTTCTTCGACTTGCAGTTTTCCGAAATGATAATATCAAAAAAAGGGCTGTTATTGGGCTCCAAATGCTTATGAGG AGTTCTTTCTATTACTTTATGCAAACAGCAAGGTTGAGGGTCATGCTGATCATCACATTGTCTGAGTTGATGTCTGAAGTACAAGTGACTCAGATGAAGGCTGATGGAACACTAGAAGAGAGTGGTGAAGCACGGCGTCTTCGAAAGTCACTTGAGGAAGTGGCAGATGAAGCTAAGAGCCCGAGTCTATTGAGAGAGTGTGGAGTTCCTGACGGTGCTCTGTTAGAAATTCCAGAAAAAATGACAGAAAATAGATGGTCCTGGTCAGAAGTGAAATTTCTCGCTGACAGTcttcttcttgctcttgatgCCAGCTTGGAACATGCACTCCTG GGCTCTTTGATAACTATGGATAGATATGCAGCTGCCGAAAGCTTCTATAGACTTGCTATGGCATTTGCCCCTGTCCCAGACCTTCACATAATGTGGTTACTGCATTTATGTGATGCACATCAGGAAATGCAGTCTTGGGCTGAAGCTGCTCAGTGTGCTGTTGCTGTGGCCGGTATTGTAATGCAG GCCCTTGTTGCTAGAAATGATGGTGTTTGGAGCAAAGATCACATAACTGCTTTACGTAAAATTTGTCCAATGGTCAGCATTGAGATCAGCTCTGAGACAACTGCAGCTGAGGTAGAGGGATATGGTGCATCAAAACTTACCGTTGACTCTGCTGTGAAGTACCTACAACTCGCAAATAAGTTGTTTTCTCAAGCTGAACTCTTTCATTTCTGTGCAAGCATACTGGAACTTGTTATTCCAGTTTATAAAAGCCGGCGGGCGTATGGACAACTGAGTAAATGTCACACAATGCTTACCAATATCTATGAATCAATCCTTGAGCAGGAGTCAAGTCCAATTCCATTCACTGATGCAACATACTATAGGGTGGGCTTTTACGGTAACAGATTTGGAAAGTTGGATAGAAAGGAATATGTATACAGGGAGCCCCGCGATGTAAGGCTAGGTGACATAATGGAGAAACTTAGTCACGTATACGAATCTAGGATGGATGGCAATCACACCTTACACATTATTCCAGATTCTAGGCATGTGAAGGCGGATGAATTGCAGCCTGGAGTCTGCTACCTGCAGATAACAGCTGTTGATCCGGTCATGGAAGACGAGGATTTGGGAAGTAGACGGGAGAGAATCTTTTCGCTTTCAACTGGAAGTGTTCGTGCACGAGTCTTTGATCGTTTCTTGTTTGATACCCCATTTACGAAGAATGGAAAGACTCAAGGTGGGTTGGAGGACCAGTGGAAGAGGCGGACCGTTCTTCAAACTGAAGGTTCATTCCCAGCTCTTGTGAATAGGCTATTAGTTACCAAATCCGAATCGCTTGAGTTCTCCCCAGTAGAAAATGCCATTGGAATGATTGAAACTCGGACAGCTGCTTTACGAAATGAACTTGAAGAGCCTCGCAGTTCTGAAGGGGATCAACTTCCACGTCTCCAGAGCCTACAAAGAATTCTTCAAGGCAGTGTTGCCGTCCAG GTCAACAGTGGGGTACTGAGCGTGTGCACTGCATTCCTATCAGGCGAGCCTGCAACAAGATTGCGGTCCCAGGAACTGCAGCAACTGATTGCTGCACTCCTCGAATTTATGGCCGTATGCAAGCGTGCAATCCGTGTGCACTTCAGATTGATCGGTGAGGAAGATCAGGAGTTCCACACTCAACTCGTGAATGGATTTCAATCTCTGACGGCCGAGTTGTCCCATTACATCCCAGCCATTCTGTCAGAGCTGTGA
- the LOC126586376 gene encoding uncharacterized protein At4g26485-like, whose translation MEVFSFEKRIKNYSNYQKILLVGEGDFSFAVCLARAFGFAVNMVATSLDSRESLMVNYSEAISNVKELESRGCIVLHEVDVHSMSRHPFLISVRFDRIIYNFPHAGYLHGSRSCERNMFQIWFHQDLVRGFFENARQMLTRVGEIHVTHKTTFPFSEWKIVELAYLAGLYLVHEEQFSIWDYPGYENKRGAGMCDQTFPIGMCSTFKFAEMLYRSTTSGFHLGATSSGPWSGYSGIKGPHMQLPFYT comes from the exons ATGGAAGTGTTTAGCTTTGAGAAAAGGATTAAGAATTACAGCAACTATCAGAAGATACTGTTAGTGGGAGAAGGAGACTTCTCTTTTGCCGTTTGCTTGGCCAGAGCTTTTGGCTTCGCTGTCAACATGGTTGCCACTTCTCTCGACTCCAGAG AGTCGTTAATGGTGAATTATTCAGAAGCTATAAGCAATGTGAAGGAATTAGAGTCCAGGGGATGCATTGTATTGCATGAGGTAGATGTCCACAGCATGAGCAGGCACCCTTTCCTGATTAGTGTACGCTTTGATCGCATAATCTATAATTTTCCTCACGCCGGTTACTTGCATGGCTCCCGTTCCTGTGAACGCAACATGTTCCAGATTTG GTTTCATCAGGATTTGGTCAGGGGATTCTTTGAGAATGCAAGACAAATGCTGACCAGGGTAGGAGAAATTCATGTGACACACAAGACAACATTTCCTTTTAGTGAATGGAAAATAGTGGAGTTAGCTTATTTGGCTGGATTATATTTGGTTCATGAAGAACAATTCTCGATATGGGATTACCCAGGTTATGAAAATAAGAGAGGAGCTGGGATGTGTGATCAAACTTTTCCTATTGGAATGTGTAGCACCTTCAAATTTGCCGAGATGTTGTACCGTTCTACCACTTCTGGTTTCCACCTTGGCGCTACTTCTTCGGGTCCATGGTCTGGATATTCTGGAATTAAGGGTCCTCACATGCAACT GCCATTTTACACATAA
- the LOC126584479 gene encoding uncharacterized protein At4g26485-like: protein MEEGKQEKRIKHYSSSQSILLVGEGDFSFAACLAKKFGSAASMIATSLDSKELLFSKYLCAKSNVKELEDRDCLVLHDVDVHTMSLHPLLIHKLFDRIVFNFPHAGFFLREHNKYQIELHQNLVRNYFKSAHKMLANCGEIHVTHKTAYPFNEWKIVELAEEFGLHLVEEAEFSLCDYPGYLNRRGSGIKCSMEFPVGKCSTFNFAKQSANNDP from the exons ATGGAAGAGGGTAAACAAGAGAAACGGATAAAACATTACAGCAGTTCTCAGAGTATACTTTTAGTGGGTGAGGGTGATTTCTCCTTCGCTGCCTGCttagctaaaaaatttggctctGCTGCTAGCATGATTGCCACTTCTCTCGACTCCAAAG AATTGTTGTTCTCTAAGTATTTATGTGCAAAGAGCAACGTGAAGGAGTTAGAAGACAGGGATTGCTTAGTACTGCATGACGTGGACGTCCACACCATGAGCCTACACCCTCTCCTGATTCATAAACTATTTGATCGGATCGTGTTTAATTTTCCTCATGCTGGTTTCTTTCTTCGTGAACACAACAAGTACCAAATTGA GCTTCATCAGAATTTGGTTAGAAATTACTTCAAGAGTGCGCATAAAATGCTGGCCAACTGTGGAGAGATTCATGTGACACACAAGACTGCATATCCTTTCAATGAATGGAAGATTGTAGAGTTGGCAGAAGAATTTGGGCTGCATTTGGTTGAGGAAGCAGAGTTCTCACTATGTGATTATCCAGGTTATTTAAACAGGAGAGGAAGTGGGATCAAATGCTCTATGGAATTTCCTGTGGGAAAGTGTAGCACCTTCAACTTTGCCAAGCAATCTGCAAATAATGACCCTTGA